In Aristaeella hokkaidonensis, the following are encoded in one genomic region:
- a CDS encoding TlpA family protein disulfide reductase, whose product MKKALIFLLAVMFLSSILPVAWAEDPLIRLFGEGEADVLGKPFPDFTVKDTKKNEFTLSEALKDHEAVLINFFASWCGPCIRELPLLNELYKQYGDRVAFIGLDFEPDDTLLDIAEIRIENKVPFPMSKTAGTGLNEYLGVFRLPQTVVIDRFGNLCFMHSNAFESAEELARVLDTFVGDDYTESRILNCIPMKASTCAFPVSGTLAYYVENESARKVAIRYNDDDGNVEFGYIVPDDIAHLRFEISPEVQPADMCYWIQADTDKSLHALSSLLDPDRNVYVYEQPINLLTYGHRVVMSVFESRTIDDQSVFILLFPDEKAVDEFTDWYREDAPDISWEYVKDEESKAAQSEAYLLHFIDQYGSPVPDVKANFCTDAACTLQIADENGLVCFNAPVENYHVQLLKVPEGYSFDPDFEFYTGDAFGEWDILVRKD is encoded by the coding sequence ATGAAAAAAGCGCTAATTTTCCTGCTGGCTGTCATGTTCCTTTCCTCTATTCTCCCTGTTGCCTGGGCGGAAGATCCCCTCATTCGTCTCTTCGGCGAAGGCGAGGCCGATGTTCTGGGCAAACCTTTTCCCGACTTCACGGTAAAGGATACCAAAAAGAATGAGTTCACGCTGTCCGAGGCACTGAAGGATCACGAAGCAGTGCTGATTAACTTCTTCGCCTCCTGGTGCGGTCCCTGTATCCGTGAACTGCCGCTTCTGAACGAATTATACAAACAGTATGGAGACCGGGTGGCGTTCATCGGTCTGGATTTTGAACCGGATGACACCCTCCTGGATATTGCGGAAATCCGTATCGAAAACAAAGTTCCCTTTCCCATGAGCAAAACCGCCGGCACAGGGCTGAACGAGTATCTCGGGGTTTTCCGGCTTCCGCAGACCGTGGTGATAGACCGTTTCGGCAATCTGTGTTTCATGCACAGCAATGCGTTTGAAAGTGCGGAGGAATTGGCCCGGGTGCTGGATACCTTTGTGGGTGATGATTACACCGAATCCAGAATACTGAATTGTATCCCCATGAAAGCGTCCACCTGTGCTTTCCCGGTTTCCGGAACCCTCGCATATTATGTAGAGAATGAAAGTGCCCGAAAGGTCGCTATCCGTTATAATGACGATGACGGCAATGTCGAATTCGGCTACATCGTCCCTGACGATATTGCCCATCTTCGTTTTGAAATATCTCCTGAAGTGCAGCCTGCCGATATGTGCTATTGGATTCAGGCCGATACCGATAAATCACTTCATGCGCTGTCTTCTCTGCTGGATCCGGACAGGAATGTCTATGTTTATGAACAACCCATAAACCTGTTGACTTACGGTCATCGTGTCGTGATGAGTGTTTTTGAATCCCGCACAATTGATGATCAATCGGTTTTCATCCTTCTGTTTCCTGATGAAAAAGCCGTTGATGAATTCACGGACTGGTACCGTGAAGACGCTCCGGACATCAGCTGGGAATATGTGAAGGATGAAGAGTCAAAGGCCGCGCAATCAGAAGCCTATCTCCTGCATTTCATTGACCAGTACGGCTCCCCTGTGCCGGATGTAAAGGCAAACTTCTGTACGGACGCTGCCTGCACCCTGCAGATTGCCGATGAAAACGGCCTGGTTTGCTTCAATGCCCCGGTGGAAAACTACCACGTCCAGCTGCTCAAGGTGCCGGAAGGCTACAGCTTCGATCCTGACTTTGAGTTCTATACCGGTGATGCTTTCGGCGAGTGGGATATCCTCGTCCGCAAGGACTGA
- a CDS encoding class I SAM-dependent methyltransferase, with translation MTDFDRVKEYYRFFDEKNRLVNSGSGKLEFLMSMELLKRWLPGKGSILDLGGGAGAYSFPLAAEGYKVFLADLSEELIQQAEEQNREVEHPVICNVVNAIDLSLYNDGQFDTVLVMGPLYHLLEASEREQCIAEVNRVLKPGGIVFATFLPYLSGSVGVVERFFGHPNQVDADTIREVFRSGKFSNLTNAGFQEGYYPTSEEIEELFRNHGFSKQQIRSIRGFGWKREEVLFRAQEKDPDMFKVMIDMINETAENKAIVETCGHAVYVGKKA, from the coding sequence ATGACAGACTTCGACAGGGTAAAAGAGTACTACAGGTTCTTTGATGAAAAGAACCGGCTGGTGAACAGCGGCAGTGGCAAGCTGGAGTTTTTGATGAGCATGGAACTGCTGAAACGCTGGCTGCCTGGGAAAGGGTCAATCCTTGACCTGGGCGGCGGGGCCGGCGCTTATTCCTTCCCGCTGGCGGCGGAAGGGTATAAGGTGTTCCTGGCCGACCTGTCGGAGGAACTGATTCAGCAGGCAGAGGAGCAGAACAGGGAGGTTGAACACCCCGTAATCTGTAATGTGGTGAATGCCATCGACCTGAGCCTGTATAATGACGGCCAGTTTGATACCGTGCTCGTGATGGGTCCTCTGTATCATTTGCTGGAGGCGTCCGAGCGGGAACAGTGTATTGCAGAAGTCAACCGGGTCTTAAAGCCGGGCGGCATCGTGTTTGCAACTTTCCTGCCTTATCTGTCCGGAAGCGTCGGCGTTGTGGAGCGGTTCTTCGGCCATCCGAATCAGGTGGACGCGGATACCATCCGGGAGGTTTTCCGGTCTGGTAAATTCAGCAACCTGACCAATGCAGGTTTCCAGGAAGGTTACTATCCGACCTCGGAGGAGATCGAGGAACTGTTCCGGAATCACGGGTTCAGCAAACAGCAGATCCGATCCATCCGCGGCTTCGGCTGGAAACGGGAAGAAGTGCTCTTCCGGGCGCAGGAGAAGGATCCGGATATGTTTAAGGTCATGATCGACATGATCAATGAAACGGCTGAAAACAAGGCGATCGTTGAGACCTGCGGCCACGCGGTATACGTGGGGAAGAAGGCGTAA
- a CDS encoding sigma-70 family RNA polymerase sigma factor, which produces MRKQEAEKVLESWLNPVLGFALKRCKTPEDAEDLSQEIILRVYRALLLRDDVEDVSKFIWTVAHNALCNYYRSASKNMIGIPVEALADLPAESAEDAEEDAETVERLKKEIAYLSGLQRKIVIAYYIDHKKQEQIARELGIPVGTVKWHLFEAKKELKKGMGKMREASSLKYNPVRFVTRGITGSLGRKDVYDMFGSPLVQNLCYAVRDTWKTVNEIADDLGVSPVYLEDEAARLEEFGFLKKKGDKYLADFLLEEPSLDFLRLENDTYKAAADLFADELYARLTERGVLDSPAITGRWKTDKNFLLWALIPYIAACSGDSVREMKISFEEAATVRKDGGTNIFHAQVREAVPEEYEAMNGWFGPCWNGDGKHILWQVGSEWSDNLQERAMNYQEDAAKILALYEREQQEKLSVDEYAWLAQMGQIVLDSEDRAQWQIVVLDNQQIREELLAIGTKIREEKAAEFRKLKEAYTRAALKDLPAQMRKMKEFELQFLFNSDGRFVYHCLKKLVNSGKLTPPPEEQKKAMSTLIMPA; this is translated from the coding sequence ATGAGGAAACAGGAAGCGGAGAAAGTCCTGGAATCCTGGCTGAATCCGGTGCTCGGATTTGCACTGAAGCGGTGCAAAACCCCGGAAGACGCTGAGGACCTTTCCCAGGAGATCATCCTGCGGGTTTACAGAGCGCTCCTTCTGCGTGACGACGTGGAAGACGTGAGTAAATTCATCTGGACTGTGGCGCACAACGCCCTGTGCAACTACTACCGGAGCGCATCAAAGAACATGATCGGCATTCCGGTGGAAGCCCTGGCGGATCTCCCGGCCGAATCCGCAGAAGACGCGGAAGAGGACGCGGAGACGGTGGAGCGCCTGAAGAAGGAGATTGCCTATCTGTCCGGACTGCAGCGGAAGATCGTGATCGCCTATTACATCGACCACAAAAAGCAGGAACAGATTGCCCGGGAGCTCGGCATTCCCGTCGGAACCGTGAAATGGCATCTGTTCGAGGCGAAGAAAGAGCTGAAGAAAGGAATGGGAAAAATGAGAGAAGCAAGCAGCCTGAAATATAATCCCGTCCGGTTTGTAACCCGGGGAATTACCGGGAGCCTTGGACGGAAAGATGTATATGATATGTTCGGCAGCCCGCTGGTGCAGAATCTCTGCTATGCGGTAAGGGATACCTGGAAAACCGTGAATGAGATTGCGGATGACCTGGGCGTTTCTCCGGTTTACCTGGAGGACGAGGCTGCCCGTCTGGAGGAGTTTGGCTTCCTGAAAAAGAAGGGCGATAAGTACCTGGCGGACTTCCTGCTGGAGGAGCCGAGTCTGGACTTCCTGCGGCTGGAAAATGATACTTACAAGGCGGCGGCGGATCTGTTTGCCGATGAACTTTATGCACGGCTGACGGAGAGGGGCGTCCTGGATTCCCCGGCTATTACCGGTAGATGGAAGACGGATAAAAACTTCCTGCTGTGGGCGCTGATTCCCTATATTGCGGCCTGCTCCGGTGACAGCGTCCGGGAGATGAAGATTTCCTTTGAGGAAGCCGCGACGGTCCGGAAGGACGGCGGAACCAACATCTTTCACGCGCAGGTCCGGGAAGCAGTGCCGGAAGAATATGAGGCGATGAACGGCTGGTTCGGCCCCTGCTGGAACGGGGACGGGAAACACATCCTGTGGCAGGTGGGCAGCGAATGGTCAGACAACCTGCAGGAACGGGCAATGAACTATCAGGAAGACGCGGCGAAAATCCTTGCCCTGTATGAAAGGGAACAACAGGAAAAGCTTTCCGTGGATGAGTATGCCTGGCTGGCCCAGATGGGACAGATTGTCCTGGACAGTGAGGACCGGGCGCAATGGCAGATCGTGGTGCTGGACAATCAGCAGATCCGGGAGGAACTGCTGGCCATCGGCACAAAGATCCGGGAAGAAAAAGCAGCGGAATTCAGGAAGCTGAAGGAAGCCTATACCCGGGCTGCACTGAAGGATCTGCCCGCGCAGATGCGGAAGATGAAGGAGTTTGAACTGCAATTCCTGTTTAATTCAGATGGGCGGTTTGTATATCACTGCCTGAAGAAACTGGTGAACAGCGGGAAACTGACGCCTCCGCCGGAGGAACAGAAGAAGGCTATGTCCACGCTGATTATGCCTGCGTGA
- a CDS encoding metallophosphoesterase, translating to MIYITGDTHGDFSRLFAFCQRFETTREDIMIILGDAGFNFFGGQRDQNSKHNVSELPITVFSIHGNHEMRPATLPSYRVTDWHGGKVYVEAAYPNLLFAMDGEIYDLGGIQTVVIGGAYSVDKFYRLANGWNWWADEQPSDAIKQKVESTLAARSWQVDVVLSHTTPLKYVPTEVFLTFIDQRVVDKTTEIWLDSIEDRLTYRHWYAGHFHTEKDIDKLTLLFGSIREFKA from the coding sequence ATGATTTACATTACCGGAGATACGCATGGCGATTTCAGCCGCCTTTTTGCGTTCTGCCAGCGTTTTGAAACCACCCGGGAGGATATCATGATCATCCTGGGCGACGCCGGCTTCAACTTCTTCGGCGGACAGCGGGATCAGAACAGCAAGCACAACGTTTCCGAGCTGCCGATCACGGTCTTCTCCATCCACGGCAATCATGAGATGCGCCCGGCCACCCTGCCCTCCTACCGTGTTACCGACTGGCACGGCGGCAAAGTCTACGTGGAAGCCGCCTACCCGAACCTGCTCTTTGCCATGGACGGCGAGATCTACGACCTGGGCGGCATCCAGACCGTGGTCATCGGCGGCGCCTACAGCGTGGACAAGTTCTACCGCCTGGCCAACGGCTGGAACTGGTGGGCGGATGAGCAGCCGTCCGACGCCATCAAACAGAAGGTGGAAAGCACCCTGGCCGCCCGGAGCTGGCAGGTGGACGTGGTACTGTCCCACACCACGCCGCTCAAATATGTGCCCACGGAGGTATTCCTCACCTTCATTGACCAGCGCGTGGTGGACAAGACCACCGAGATCTGGCTGGACAGCATTGAGGATCGGCTGACCTACAGGCACTGGTACGCCGGGCATTTCCATACGGAAAAGGATATCGACAAGCTGACCCTCCTCTTCGGTTCCATCCGGGAATTCAAAGCGTAG
- a CDS encoding class I SAM-dependent methyltransferase, whose protein sequence is MNQNDSLKWYQDHTEEFIARTADVDMTAHYNRFLEQVAPGGHILDLGCGAGKASLYFTRNGYQVLAVDGCKELCDFTRKRVGCPVRHMFFEELDYTNTFDAVWACASLLHVCKSDLPDIFRRIHRALKPDGVFYASFKYGTEEREKNGRLFSDFTEESLRALTDEVGGFRITDMWLTHDARPERQDESWVNMFCIAEKAE, encoded by the coding sequence ATGAACCAGAACGATTCCCTGAAATGGTATCAGGATCACACCGAAGAGTTTATCGCCCGCACTGCGGACGTGGATATGACCGCGCATTACAACCGTTTCCTGGAGCAGGTTGCCCCGGGCGGACACATCCTGGATCTCGGCTGCGGCGCCGGCAAAGCCTCTTTGTATTTCACTCGGAATGGTTACCAGGTGCTGGCCGTAGACGGCTGCAAGGAGCTGTGCGATTTCACCCGGAAGCGCGTCGGCTGCCCTGTCCGGCATATGTTCTTTGAAGAGCTGGACTACACCAATACCTTTGACGCGGTCTGGGCCTGCGCTTCCCTTCTGCACGTGTGCAAATCCGACCTGCCCGACATCTTCCGCCGCATTCACCGCGCCCTGAAGCCGGACGGCGTCTTCTACGCCTCCTTCAAATACGGAACGGAAGAGCGGGAGAAGAACGGCAGGCTCTTCTCCGACTTCACGGAGGAATCCCTCCGCGCCCTGACGGATGAAGTCGGCGGTTTCCGGATCACGGACATGTGGCTGACCCATGACGCCCGTCCGGAACGCCAGGATGAGAGCTGGGTCAACATGTTCTGCATTGCTGAGAAAGCCGAATGA
- a CDS encoding YjjG family noncanonical pyrimidine nucleotidase → MKFTTILWDVDGTLLDFKAAEKAAVQALFREFGLGECTDEMVRHYSRINEVFWERLERNELTKPQILVGRFAQFFTEIGVPASLAPAFNDRYQLALGDTIVFRDDSINIVRSLRGKVKQYAVTNGTVAAQNKKLTHSGLKDLLDGAFLSEGVGAEKPNMGFFNAVFDVLRPTDLSKILIVGDSLTSDIRGGNNAGIKTCWYNPDRLPARPGYAIDYTISDLHEVLEILQS, encoded by the coding sequence ATGAAATTCACAACCATTCTCTGGGATGTGGACGGCACCCTCCTGGATTTCAAGGCCGCAGAGAAAGCGGCCGTCCAGGCCCTGTTCCGGGAATTCGGCCTTGGCGAATGTACGGATGAAATGGTGCGGCACTACTCACGAATCAACGAAGTTTTCTGGGAGCGGCTGGAGCGGAACGAACTCACCAAGCCCCAGATCCTGGTAGGCCGGTTTGCGCAGTTCTTCACCGAGATCGGCGTTCCTGCCTCCCTGGCACCGGCGTTCAATGACCGGTACCAGCTTGCCCTGGGTGACACCATCGTCTTCCGGGATGACAGTATCAATATCGTCCGGTCCCTCCGGGGCAAAGTGAAGCAGTATGCCGTCACCAATGGAACCGTGGCCGCCCAGAATAAAAAACTGACTCATTCCGGCTTGAAGGATCTGCTGGACGGTGCCTTCCTTTCTGAAGGCGTGGGCGCTGAAAAGCCCAACATGGGCTTCTTCAACGCTGTGTTTGATGTCCTCCGGCCCACGGATCTGTCAAAGATCCTGATCGTCGGTGATTCCCTCACCAGCGATATCCGCGGCGGCAACAACGCCGGTATCAAAACCTGCTGGTATAACCCGGACCGTCTGCCCGCCAGACCCGGTTATGCCATCGACTACACCATCTCCGACCTCCACGAGGTGCTGGAAATACTCCAAAGCTGA